The Pieris rapae chromosome 19, ilPieRapa1.1, whole genome shotgun sequence DNA segment ACGTCTGAAGAAGTCTGCGTATTTTGATGAGAACAAAacaattcatttgttttgtatataccAAATAGTATATACCAAACACCGAAGACATTCATATTCATATACTTAAACGTCACCTTATCAGTGAAAATTTGCGAAAAAAAGGGTTTCGATAGtgaaaaatacaattgaaatgaagttacgataaaaatatatgttaattacaatacttatttccgtagatatgtaaaatgtaattgattatataatgtatctttaataaaattttatatatatactatattaatttacttactgGTATTAATTTATGGAGGTCCCTATACAAACACTCACTAATCACTCCGAGGCTAGCACACAAAGTAACACGATTGGCATTCGACACTTgcaaataacatttgaatactGAGCGACGCGCGCTGCTTACGCGGGAAGCTTGTGACGAAAAAACAGTGTTGCCAGTACTTTGTTAGGAATTACCACATTATGGCTTAAGGTGGCTCTTCTacctttcattattttatcctCGACAAAAGCTCAACGGGCAACTTAAATATAGTAGAAAATTTTACTGATgtgtatattgttattttttaatacaaattagataaaaaaataacatgatACACAGGAATTTTTTCCACCGTTCTCGAAGTGTCATGTGTGTGGTATATTTATGATACTCATCTAAGGTCCAAAGGTCGACATCCAAAACTTCGTATAAAACTATGTCACTAAACTTTAAGTGAATTGTTTGATATCTGCCATATTCAGAATTCATGTCATCTTTCAGTAACACCGGCTTTCAGAATAACCtgcgaaatttaaaaatcgaaactTCTAATATTACAGTAATATGTTGTGtttctaaaatattctaataagaGTAATTTCcatgtaaatatttgatgTTCTACATCATTTTCCTTAAAGCAATGGCTACAAATTCAGGACTAAAACGTGCAGAAATTGTGTTGTTGGCATCCCGCTCAGCTTCACAATTGGGATGCGCAGATGCCGAAATTTCCCCACCATAGGTGATGCTATCCGAAAACAATATTGATGCCGCCAAAACATTTTCCGCGCCATTTTTATCCcttcaaacattttttctttgttaggATATACGGAGTTCTCTTGTTTAATATAGTTGGTACTTTATCTAATCGTGTTACTTAGTCGTGATAAGATACGCTTGCTGGATTTGTCAGAAATATGGAGACggattatttcttattactaTAAGGGCTACTTTAGGGCTAACATTAGGTTTGATTGAAAAAGAATATATCAAAcctaattttgtaattaacattttatatatacgtacTACTTTGTTCTTAGGTATGTAACACAAAAATAGGGGTGTGGGTTGTTGCACTATTTATTCTTATGTATTACGTTCTTGTCCTAGTTTTGTAGGCTTTTGTCCATATATGCTAAAGGTATATATTTCCTGTCCTAAggctaaataattaaataaggctTTATTTCTCTTCGTTCGTTCGTCTAAACAAAGTTCGTATTAAGGTTTCacttttatcttatttaataaaaaaagtattaatcaAAAGCTCATAACGAAAATGgtgaacaaatttttatattttaatttttatctaaaacgtagaaaattaaacacaatcataataaacaaaatgaacGAACATTCATACAAGATGGAAcggtttaatgttttattataaaaaaaattatggtttttgttttttttatttttgtaattataaacttaataaatagttaatttaaaaacgtacAATGCGCGTTTACAGTTCTTtggcatttaatattatatatgtacataaagaTATTGTACAAGATGTTTTAAAGTCCTGAATGGCTTTTTGGTGTTTCGGGGGCTGACGCGGATGTTGTGGTGATTAGCCTTGCGCGGGCGCCTCTGCGGCCGCCGGCGCAGCCTCCTTGGATTGCTTTGGTGGCCAGCCTTCaaccatttttttaaggaaagcTGTGAAATAGATACACACAATTAGAACACGAAGAGGTGTTGATTAATATCCTATAGAGTGACTATAGCTGATTTTCGTAGTTCATGTCGAAAGAAAAAGTTCGCggatatttagtaaaaaaactaaagtgaCTACTGCTTATCTAATAACTGGGCAATAAGCATAATATCTTAAACCAGTGACTACAATCTTGTGATACTTAAGAGAAGTTCATTGTcatgtcatttttttatttttatttatttctattcttactagggttgcctggaagagatcgcttgttagcgataaggccgcccgttgcatcccttgtaatttaaatatactgtgttatttgtatttctttagcaacgaagtgtaaataaataaataaaataagtttaagaaTATTGAACTTCAAACATTATGAActcaaaaattttttatttttttctacgaatattttaatatattttaaaattacattaattaaacgcGACAACCTACGGCCACTCTATAGTAAAGCGTGATGACATCGAATACAAAAAACCTCTTAGCGCTGGTCACAACATTGAAAGCTGCGCTTTGCAATGGGGAAAATGCCCATACTTAAGACACCAAGCAAATTCCTACACACAAAagctttttttgtatatatattatatatagcgaataaaaaaaaaaagatgccATAAGAGTTCTGAGAatccaatttttaaataatataaaagttggAATGGTAGAGCTCTTAAAGGGGCATGTTTGTACacgcaattaaaatattttttcttctttaagGAAGCTGCCGAACTTTTAAAAGCTTAATACATAAAGCGTTTGCTTGAAGCGTACATGTACGTTTGACTTACGATCTTATAACTAAAGATATGACGGCAGGTATTTTCTTTACGCCATCACCTTTTTCAGGAATGCTGGAAAGGGACAACACATGAACACACAAACGCATCTGTCTCAGTGATGCTTTTTAAACAGTACTTCCAGATAGACAACAGTGTAAGCTTATAACCAATGCAAGATTAATGAATtactcttataaaaaaaaaattaacatttaaatatgtggTATGTCTGACGGTCATGGcatgaaattaatttctgGAAATACCgcttatttattcaaaaatatatatgtgcaattattttcaaaatattcataatctaAGGATACCATTCTAagcaataatatattctacaaAACAAATCTGAATTATCATacaattaaagtatatttataaatatatgtacaataatttcgtttatttgtcaatttcagttttaagttaaattatatattttctgtgaCTACGTAAAGTATCAAAAACCAACACAGAGTACTCAATTCTATGAGACTCAAAGGGAAAAGTGAATAAAATGTCATAATTATAAGCTATGttatcaattttagaactattttatatctacAAATATTCAATTCACAAATTTAGagtattctaatataatataacattctaATATACTTACAAGCATATGGGATCATGCCGTCGTCATCTTCGGGATCCATGCAGTCCTTTACGACTTCTGCTACTTCATCGTCACTCAGCTTCTCACCTGTAGAAGATATGTATGTGAAAAGACCAATGCAGTCAGACCAATAATTGTTCCTGAGTTACTTCCCACTATTCGGTAAAACATACCACAATCCCgatgaattgatttttaataattcaagttactatctatttattttctaaattgtcAAATTTAGATGTCAAAAAgtactattataatttaatttaataaattccacAGAAAATATCGATTACGATTTACATATGTCTTCCGCAAATCAGCATCTCGAACTTATTTTCATTGTAATGTTTACGAAAGAAGATTGTCAGAGTGATGGATAAACCATGCGCTACAAAGTGTTGGAAATGAGTCAACGCAGACGCAGCGCAGGGAAACCAATTTTCGCTAAATAACactctttaaaaatgtaagaGTACCAACCTAATGCTAGAAGTGTGTGTGTAAGTTCAGCGCCAAGCATTAAACCGTTCTCGTTCTTGTCGTACAGTTTAAGACATTCTAAGAAGTCCTCATAGACGCCCTGGTCTTTGTCTTTCTTGCATTGGGCGTAGATGGGAAGGAACTCTTCAACCTGAAACAATTCCGTCAATAAacatatgatttaaattttataaccaTTTATTATAGTGTAATGAGATAAAGTGCTTTAACaccaaaaaatgtatttcgaAAATCTTAAGCAAAAAATAACCCGGGTTATTTTATAACTGGCCGGGTG contains these protein-coding regions:
- the LOC111001639 gene encoding myosin light chain 1 isoform X1, yielding MSDLSKNDIERASFAFSIYDFDGSGKVDAINLGDVLRALNSNPTLATIEKLGGTKKKGEKMLTVEEFLPIYAQCKKDKDQGVYEDFLECLKLYDKNENGLMLGAELTHTLLALGEKLSDDEVAEVVKDCMDPEDDDGMIPYASFLKKMVEGWPPKQSKEAAPAAAEAPAQG
- the LOC111001639 gene encoding myosin light chain alkali isoform X2; translation: MSDLSKNDIERASFAFSIYDFDGSGKVDAINLGDVLRALNSNPTLATIEKLGGTKKKGEKMLTVEEFLPIYAQCKKDKDQGVYEDFLECLKLYDKNENGLMLGAELTHTLLALGEKLSDDEVAEVVKDCMDPEDDDGMIPYASFLKKVMA